CGGCCAGCGCCTTATCAAAGGCAGCTTTCAGTTCCGTATCGTCTTTACGTAAACCGACGCCTGTACCGTCGCCGAAGTACTTTTTATCCTTCACGGAAGGGCCGGCAAAAGCAAAGTCTTTGCCCGCAGGCTGTTTGAGGAAACCTTCACTGGCGGCAACTTCGTCCTGCAATGCCGCATCAAGACGGCCCGCCGTCAGGTCGGAGTAAATCAAATCCTGGTTTGCGTAGGCCACCACATCCACGCCTTTGCTACGCCAGGTGTCATTGGCATAGGCTTCCTGAGTGGAGCCTTGTAACACGCCAACGTGCTTACCTTTAAGCGCGTCAAGCGTTGGCTGAATCGGGGAGCCTTTCGCCGCGATCAGACGCGAATCCGCCGCGTACAGTTTGTCGGAGAAGGCAATTTCCTGCTGGCGCTTATCGGTTATGGAGAGCGAAGAGATAATGGCATCAATTTTCTTCGCTTTGAGCGACGGGATCAGTGCATCGAAATCACTGGCGACCCAGGTACATTTGACCTGCATACGCTTACACATCTCATTGCCCAAATCGATATCAAAGCCGATGAAGTCGCCTTTGGCATCTTTTGAAGAGAACGGAGCGTAGGTGGTATCCGTGCCAATGCGCACCGTTTGCGGCAGCGCTGCATAGCTGGATGCAGTAGCAGATAGACCAATCAGCAATGACAGAGCGAGAATTGACTTCTTCATACATAACCCTCAAGTGGAATGACTTTATTATGTTTTACGTTGTGTTGTGCGTTTGCAGGCTTTTTCATGCAGGTCTTATGCCATTTTCGCGCCGCTCGGGATATTCGACGTTAAATATGTTAATAAAACGTTGCAATATTGTCCTGATGTTGAAGATAGCAGGTCTGACGGATGAACCGCAGCGTTTCAGATGGATTTAGCGAATTAAATGTTGAGGATATGATCGCGGTTACAAAATTGCCCTGTTTCAGGGCAATTGATGCAAAAAGGCCCGCCGACGGGGCAATATTATGCACCCTGCCAACGGGTAAAAAGGTCCTGCGGAAGGGCGATATCAAACTGATCGAGGACGCGATTAACTGTCTGATTTATCACATCATCTAGCGTCTGAGGACGATGATAAAACGCCGGAACCGGTGGCATAATGACCGCACCAATTTCCGCCGCCTGGGTCATTAAGCGCAAATGCCCCAGATGGAGCGGCGTTTCCCGAACGCACAGCACCAGTGGGCGGCGCTCTTTTAACACCACGTCTGCCGCGCGGGTCAACAGGCCATCGGTATAGCTATGGACAATGCCAGAAAGCGTTTTAATTGAGCACGGCAGAATAACCATTCCGGCGGTCTGAAAAGAGCCGGAGGAGATGCTGGCGGCAATATCGCGCGCATCGTGCGTCACGCTCGCGAGCGCCTGAACATCACGCAGCGATAAGTCAGTCTCGAGAGAAAGCGTCTGGCGGGCGGCCTGGCTCATGATCAGATGCGTTTCAACAT
The sequence above is drawn from the Citrobacter amalonaticus genome and encodes:
- the argT gene encoding lysine/arginine/ornithine ABC transporter substrate-binding protein ArgT; protein product: MKKSILALSLLIGLSATASSYAALPQTVRIGTDTTYAPFSSKDAKGDFIGFDIDLGNEMCKRMQVKCTWVASDFDALIPSLKAKKIDAIISSLSITDKRQQEIAFSDKLYAADSRLIAAKGSPIQPTLDALKGKHVGVLQGSTQEAYANDTWRSKGVDVVAYANQDLIYSDLTAGRLDAALQDEVAASEGFLKQPAGKDFAFAGPSVKDKKYFGDGTGVGLRKDDTELKAAFDKALADLRQDGTYDKMAKKYFDFNVYGD
- a CDS encoding UbiX family flavin prenyltransferase encodes the protein MKRLIIGISGASGAIYGVRLLQVLRDVPDVETHLIMSQAARQTLSLETDLSLRDVQALASVTHDARDIAASISSGSFQTAGMVILPCSIKTLSGIVHSYTDGLLTRAADVVLKERRPLVLCVRETPLHLGHLRLMTQAAEIGAVIMPPVPAFYHRPQTLDDVINQTVNRVLDQFDIALPQDLFTRWQGA